A stretch of Chitinophagales bacterium DNA encodes these proteins:
- the ruvA gene encoding Holliday junction branch migration protein RuvA, whose amino-acid sequence MISYIQGTITSKSPAHVIIESGGLGYFVNISLNTYSSIEGKTSCKLHTYLHFSGGLQGALGVSLYGFYDESERQIFTELLSISGVGASTVRMILSSLSPEEIQRAIITENVKLLESIKGIGPKTAKRIILELKDKIGKNLMAPQMQVAGGNNVKEEALSALVMLGFNRIQAEQAVQKILNDKKDWTVEDLIKQTLKYI is encoded by the coding sequence ATGATCTCTTACATACAAGGTACCATCACTTCAAAATCACCTGCCCATGTGATTATCGAATCAGGAGGATTAGGATATTTTGTAAACATCTCTTTAAATACCTATTCCAGCATTGAAGGGAAAACCAGCTGCAAGCTGCATACTTACCTGCATTTCAGCGGAGGCTTGCAGGGTGCATTGGGCGTTTCACTTTATGGTTTCTATGACGAAAGCGAGAGACAAATTTTTACAGAACTATTAAGCATCTCCGGAGTCGGTGCTTCTACCGTACGAATGATTCTCTCATCGCTTTCACCGGAGGAAATTCAAAGAGCCATCATAACCGAAAATGTGAAGTTGCTGGAGAGTATTAAAGGCATTGGCCCCAAAACCGCTAAGCGTATTATCCTGGAACTGAAGGACAAAATCGGTAAAAATTTAATGGCTCCGCAAATGCAGGTAGCAGGTGGCAATAACGTAAAGGAGGAAGCGTTAAGTGCACTTGTTATGCTTGGGTTTAATCGCATCCAGGCAGAGCAGGCTGTACAGAAAATTTTGAATGATAAAAAAGATTGGACTGTAGAGGATTTAATTAAACAAACCCTAAAATATATTTGA
- the sprA gene encoding cell surface protein SprA: protein MKVKNNISLLVFTAFVSLTILSAMGKNGFHILYIPQVVPDEPVASLSEDSKEIKSFSVPVYNAPADTPPAVDLHYPIHDRVTDFLAAPDNSFDLQDPSNVKKDVEYDPQSNQYIINETMGDQFYRNPSSMSFEDFLNYQYKQSDAQYWKDRSNAASLLSEKGVIPDVNVNSRLFDRIFGGTHVDIRPQGNIDLTFGGNFQNILNPTLTRRQQRQGGFEFAMQIQMNVIGKIGDKLKLTTNYNTESTFNFENQVKLDYTGYDDEIIKKIEAGNIQLPLHGTLIQGSQSLFGLKTQLQFGRLTLTGVVSQQQSQSQNITVQGGAQTQVFRLTADQYDENRNFLLAQYFRNHYNGALAQIPIINSGVTVNKIEVWVTNKTGATVDVRDVVAFADLGEPSPYRTEFNNGSNNPLPYAYSLVPNLNSNSLYPTLISHSSARSLDNTIAELTGPDFHFLIPVQDFEKTYARKLSPTEYTFDPRVGYLMLNQQLSPDDVLGVAYQYTYNGQVYQVGEFAQDIPPNTDTANVLFLKMLKATSVRTQLPIWQLMMKNVYSLGAFQVNPQDFYLDVYYYDPGGGEKRYIPADNINGKPLIQVLGLDRLNSNNDPQPDGVFDFIPGITINPANGKVIFPVLEPFGKDLASKFSSATASKPYVYQVLYDSTKTVALQFPEFNRYALRGSYKSSVSSEISLGAFNVPEGSVTVTAGGQRLIENADYTVDYNLGRVKILNQGLLNSGIPVSVAFENNATFGILTKTLFGVRADYYINDHLSFGGTLLKEWERPFTNKVNVGEDPISNAIYGVDGSYTSASDFLTSIVDKIPFIETKEKSTVSISGEAARLQPGHSKAIGKNGTVYIDDFEGTSTTYDLRFPFASWGLASTPQDGSIPFATAINDWRYGFDRSKLSWYNIDPYFWGNQAPAGIKGNYTQIYNLYSRQVLTKEIFPKKDVTSGFVPQNENTFDLRYEPRKRGPYNFDTTSVLTVGADGSLQFLDTSSANISKRWAGIQRSIDQTDFEEANVEYIQLWMLDPFGYDSSQNTHGDLYIDLGNISEDVLRDSKFEYENGVSPTGDTTIVNRSVWGYSAKTPPITNAFDNDPNARQFQDVGYDGVKNSDEANFFKGYINNLALTNQAAYQAALADPSNDNYRYYADPFYDAAQTNILDRYSKFNGPDGNSPVSTATSTLIFASTNEPESEDLNHDNSVNENEQYFQYHVRINPVNLRVGQKFVTDAVSTTVPLDKSGGIQQERWIQIKIPITDYEERIGGIPDFRSIRFIRTYLSGFDTTIILRFDRFELVRNQWRKYDLSLKKPGESLPDDNAGNTFFNVTSVSLEENSERVPIRYTIPPGIQREQIVGQTGTFFQNEQSLSLQVCNLQDGDSRAVYKNINLDLRTYQALDMFVHAEASGGQVLNNGDITAFMRLGTDFVSNYYEYEVPLTVTLAGTGNANDIWPISNDFHIILTDLVNAKEARNLAGIPLNVPYTIGTATGARVTIIGNPDLGVAATAMLGIRNPKNQGGDDDGASKCAEAWFDELRLSGLDESGGYAAIARADIKLADLGTVALSGAMHTIGFGQIEQQVQNRFKDNFNQYDVATNLQLGKFFPKTSGIVLPLYAGISKAISNPQYDPYDHDILLKEKLNQLASPAARAAARKAAETYSSIGSVNFTNIRKVSSNRNKKLHLYSPENLNLTLAYTRTYIHTPIIQSQLTRIYHGELGYTFPGKSKFITPFGKVIPSKSKWLKIIRDINFNPYPTNLSFRTAINRQIGSLLLRPITSDEIIFPTYNKYFTWDRFEGFKWDLTRGLSIDFNAAANTRIDEPDGLINTQEKKDSVWNNIKKLGRTTNYLHSANVTYTLPLSKIPILDWTQVTARYGSNYNWLTGPLVFDSVTQRIVPSPLGNTISNNQNVALNGELNLRNLYNKSKFLKKYDTNAPSSRVQAPRQNIKNQSDSTQRGTVKNQQAKTTGFEALFVRLPLMLKRVSASFSDNHNTTLPGYLFKPKWIGQDFSENAPGWDFIFGYQPDSNWLNDKARKGWISNDTTLNYLFIQNKTQALNMKASLEPFKDFLVDLNFMRSTTDNLSEYFKRPSIGAGFEHLSRQQFGTFSMSYLTIKTAFTSLKPNQFSSTFLEFENNRTIISQRLGTVNPFSQGVFNDSLQNYSQGYGPYSQDVLIPAFLAAYSKKDANKISLGLPFKNFPIPNWRITYNGLGKYPWAKKIWNSVNVTHAYNSTLSVGAFASSLNFRGNNSGNIYFPSIIDPNSQNFISFFAIPAIAISEQFAPLIGIDLTWKNSLTTKLQYNRGRNLGLSLIDYQLTESRNQEVTGGIGYKFQNVPIPFKVNGKKKRLKNDVNFLLNISYADNLIVSEKLDQAVASLPTGGIQTISISPSFDYTVSNTVNVHVFFDKRYSTPKISNSFPIRYTDGGVTIRLTLQK, encoded by the coding sequence TTGAAGGTAAAAAATAACATCTCTTTACTGGTTTTCACTGCTTTTGTGTCCCTTACCATTCTTTCCGCTATGGGAAAAAATGGTTTTCATATTTTATATATACCACAGGTGGTTCCCGACGAACCGGTTGCAAGCCTTAGTGAAGATTCAAAAGAAATAAAATCTTTCTCTGTCCCGGTATATAATGCTCCTGCAGATACACCTCCTGCAGTTGATCTGCATTATCCTATTCACGATCGCGTTACCGATTTCCTTGCTGCACCCGACAATTCTTTCGATTTACAGGATCCTTCGAATGTAAAAAAAGATGTAGAGTATGATCCACAATCTAACCAATACATAATTAATGAAACGATGGGCGATCAATTCTATCGCAATCCATCTTCCATGAGCTTTGAAGATTTTTTAAACTATCAGTACAAACAATCCGACGCGCAATACTGGAAAGACCGTTCAAATGCAGCTTCTCTTCTTTCTGAAAAGGGAGTAATCCCCGATGTGAATGTAAACAGCCGCCTCTTCGACCGGATCTTTGGCGGCACACACGTGGATATACGCCCGCAGGGGAATATCGATCTCACCTTTGGCGGAAACTTTCAGAATATCCTGAACCCCACACTTACGCGCAGGCAGCAGCGGCAGGGCGGATTTGAATTCGCTATGCAAATACAGATGAACGTAATTGGGAAAATCGGCGATAAATTAAAGCTTACTACAAATTACAATACAGAATCGACATTTAATTTTGAAAACCAGGTGAAGCTTGATTATACCGGCTACGATGATGAGATCATAAAGAAAATTGAGGCAGGAAATATCCAGCTGCCTTTGCATGGGACGCTTATTCAGGGAAGCCAAAGCCTGTTTGGCTTAAAGACACAGTTGCAATTCGGGCGGTTAACGCTTACCGGTGTTGTTTCCCAGCAGCAATCACAATCACAAAATATTACGGTGCAGGGTGGTGCACAAACTCAGGTATTCCGGCTCACCGCTGATCAATATGATGAGAACCGGAACTTCCTGCTTGCCCAATACTTCCGTAACCATTACAATGGCGCGCTTGCACAAATTCCAATTATCAATTCAGGTGTAACTGTTAATAAGATAGAGGTTTGGGTCACGAATAAAACAGGAGCTACAGTAGATGTGCGGGATGTAGTGGCATTTGCAGATTTGGGTGAACCAAGCCCTTATCGAACTGAATTCAACAATGGGAGTAATAATCCATTGCCATATGCATATTCCCTTGTTCCTAATCTCAATTCAAATAGTTTATACCCCACTTTAATATCCCATTCTTCGGCCCGATCACTTGACAATACAATTGCTGAATTGACTGGACCCGATTTTCATTTTTTGATACCGGTTCAGGATTTTGAAAAAACTTATGCCAGGAAACTTTCTCCAACTGAATATACTTTCGATCCGCGTGTGGGATATCTAATGCTTAATCAGCAGCTGAGCCCGGATGATGTTCTTGGAGTGGCCTATCAATATACTTACAATGGCCAGGTTTACCAGGTAGGTGAATTTGCGCAGGATATTCCTCCTAATACGGATACTGCCAACGTGCTATTCTTAAAAATGCTGAAGGCCACTTCAGTTCGTACCCAATTGCCGATCTGGCAGCTGATGATGAAAAACGTTTATTCGCTTGGCGCTTTCCAGGTCAATCCTCAGGATTTTTATTTAGATGTCTACTACTATGATCCGGGTGGCGGGGAAAAACGTTACATACCTGCAGATAATATCAATGGCAAGCCACTCATTCAGGTATTAGGGCTTGACCGCTTAAACAGCAACAACGACCCGCAGCCTGATGGGGTGTTTGATTTCATTCCTGGAATCACTATAAATCCCGCAAATGGAAAAGTTATTTTTCCAGTGCTGGAACCATTCGGTAAAGACCTTGCAAGTAAATTTTCATCTGCTACTGCTTCCAAGCCTTATGTATACCAGGTCTTATATGATTCTACAAAAACAGTGGCCCTGCAGTTTCCGGAGTTTAACAGGTATGCTTTAAGGGGATCTTATAAATCGAGTGTTTCATCTGAAATATCTTTGGGTGCCTTCAATGTGCCAGAAGGCTCCGTTACCGTTACCGCCGGTGGACAAAGGCTGATAGAAAATGCAGATTATACGGTGGATTATAACCTTGGTCGCGTCAAGATTCTTAACCAGGGACTTTTGAATTCAGGAATACCTGTAAGTGTTGCTTTTGAAAACAATGCCACATTTGGCATTCTTACCAAGACACTATTTGGCGTACGTGCTGATTACTACATTAATGATCATTTGTCATTCGGCGGCACCTTACTGAAAGAGTGGGAACGACCCTTTACCAATAAGGTTAATGTGGGCGAAGACCCTATTTCAAATGCTATTTATGGTGTGGATGGCAGCTATACTTCTGCATCCGATTTCCTTACCAGTATAGTTGATAAAATTCCTTTCATTGAAACCAAGGAAAAATCAACGGTAAGCATTAGCGGTGAGGCGGCCCGCCTTCAGCCCGGGCATTCAAAAGCTATTGGTAAAAATGGCACAGTCTATATCGATGATTTTGAAGGTACTTCCACTACTTACGATCTGCGTTTTCCTTTTGCAAGCTGGGGACTTGCCAGCACTCCTCAAGACGGTTCCATTCCATTTGCCACAGCAATTAACGACTGGCGGTATGGATTTGACCGGTCGAAACTGTCATGGTATAACATCGATCCCTACTTTTGGGGTAACCAAGCACCCGCCGGAATAAAAGGTAATTATACACAGATATACAACCTGTACTCCAGGCAGGTGCTTACTAAAGAAATTTTCCCGAAAAAAGATGTTACTAGTGGCTTTGTCCCTCAAAATGAGAACACTTTTGATCTTCGGTATGAACCCCGTAAAAGAGGCCCTTATAATTTCGATACTACTTCAGTACTTACAGTAGGCGCAGATGGTTCCCTGCAATTTCTGGATACCAGTTCCGCGAATATCAGTAAGCGCTGGGCAGGTATTCAGCGCAGCATCGATCAGACCGATTTTGAAGAAGCGAATGTAGAATACATACAGCTGTGGATGCTGGATCCGTTTGGCTATGATTCATCACAAAATACACATGGAGACCTGTATATCGATCTTGGAAACATTTCAGAGGATGTGTTGCGTGATTCGAAATTTGAATATGAAAATGGAGTTTCTCCCACCGGTGATACCACTATTGTAAACAGAAGTGTCTGGGGATATTCCGCCAAAACCCCTCCTATTACCAATGCTTTCGATAATGACCCCAATGCACGGCAGTTTCAGGATGTTGGATATGATGGAGTTAAAAACTCAGACGAAGCTAACTTTTTCAAAGGGTATATTAATAATCTTGCATTGACTAACCAGGCTGCCTACCAGGCAGCTCTCGCTGATCCGTCCAATGACAATTACAGGTACTATGCCGATCCTTTTTACGATGCAGCCCAGACGAATATCCTTGACCGGTATAGTAAATTCAATGGTCCTGACGGCAATTCCCCGGTATCTACTGCCACCTCAACCTTGATTTTTGCCTCTACAAATGAACCCGAATCAGAGGATCTGAACCACGATAATTCGGTAAATGAAAATGAGCAGTATTTTCAATATCATGTACGGATAAACCCTGTCAATCTCAGGGTAGGTCAAAAATTTGTAACAGATGCGGTATCGACTACCGTTCCTTTGGATAAGAGCGGAGGTATACAGCAGGAGCGATGGATACAAATAAAAATTCCAATCACTGATTATGAAGAGCGTATAGGAGGTATCCCTGATTTTCGTTCTATACGGTTTATCAGAACTTACCTTTCAGGATTTGATACCACCATTATACTTCGCTTCGATCGTTTTGAGCTTGTTCGCAACCAGTGGCGTAAGTACGATCTTTCATTGAAAAAACCAGGTGAAAGCTTACCTGATGACAATGCCGGGAATACATTTTTTAATGTCACTTCTGTTAGTCTTGAAGAAAATTCAGAAAGGGTTCCGATCCGGTATACTATTCCTCCGGGTATTCAGCGGGAGCAGATTGTTGGCCAGACAGGTACATTTTTTCAAAATGAACAGTCTCTTTCTCTGCAGGTTTGCAATTTACAGGATGGTGACTCGAGAGCTGTTTATAAAAATATAAACCTCGATTTACGCACCTATCAGGCCCTCGACATGTTTGTGCATGCCGAAGCTTCGGGCGGCCAGGTATTAAACAATGGAGATATTACCGCCTTCATGCGTCTGGGTACCGACTTCGTGAGTAACTACTATGAATATGAAGTTCCATTGACTGTTACGCTTGCAGGAACAGGTAATGCAAACGATATCTGGCCAATATCAAATGATTTTCATATTATTCTAACAGACCTCGTTAATGCAAAAGAAGCAAGAAACCTCGCCGGTATTCCTCTGAATGTTCCATATACTATTGGTACAGCGACGGGCGCGCGGGTCACCATTATTGGAAACCCTGATTTAGGAGTTGCAGCAACCGCTATGTTAGGTATTAGAAATCCAAAAAACCAGGGAGGCGACGATGATGGAGCCTCAAAGTGTGCAGAGGCATGGTTCGATGAGCTGCGCCTGAGCGGTTTGGATGAAAGCGGTGGATATGCCGCCATTGCACGGGCGGACATTAAGCTTGCAGATTTGGGGACTGTTGCTCTATCGGGGGCGATGCATACCATTGGTTTTGGACAGATAGAGCAGCAGGTTCAAAACCGGTTTAAGGATAACTTTAATCAGTATGACGTTGCAACCAACTTACAGCTCGGAAAATTTTTCCCTAAAACATCGGGAATTGTTTTGCCATTGTATGCGGGTATTTCCAAGGCTATCAGTAACCCGCAATATGATCCTTATGACCATGATATACTGCTGAAGGAAAAATTAAACCAGCTTGCCAGTCCGGCGGCAAGAGCTGCCGCTCGTAAAGCGGCAGAAACCTACAGCTCAATAGGAAGCGTGAACTTTACCAATATCAGGAAGGTGAGCTCTAACCGCAATAAGAAGCTGCATCTTTATTCACCTGAAAACTTGAACCTGACACTTGCATATACCAGAACCTATATTCATACACCCATAATTCAATCACAGCTGACCCGTATTTATCACGGCGAACTTGGTTATACATTTCCAGGTAAATCGAAGTTTATCACGCCTTTTGGCAAAGTCATTCCTTCAAAATCGAAATGGCTGAAGATTATCCGGGACATCAATTTTAATCCGTACCCCACAAATCTTTCATTCCGGACCGCCATAAACCGGCAGATTGGATCCTTATTACTAAGGCCAATTACATCCGACGAAATTATTTTTCCGACTTATAATAAGTATTTCACCTGGGATCGTTTTGAAGGGTTCAAATGGGACCTTACCAGAGGTCTTTCCATTGACTTTAATGCCGCTGCAAATACGCGTATCGATGAGCCGGATGGATTAATCAATACGCAAGAGAAGAAGGATTCGGTCTGGAATAATATTAAGAAGCTGGGCAGAACCACCAATTATCTGCATTCAGCAAACGTAACATACACTTTACCTTTAAGTAAAATACCGATCCTTGACTGGACCCAGGTTACAGCGCGTTATGGCAGTAACTATAACTGGCTCACAGGCCCGCTCGTCTTCGACAGCGTTACCCAGCGCATCGTACCCAGTCCATTAGGAAATACCATTTCTAATAATCAAAATGTAGCCCTGAACGGTGAATTGAATTTGCGCAATCTTTATAATAAATCAAAGTTCCTTAAGAAGTATGATACCAATGCACCTTCTTCAAGAGTGCAGGCTCCAAGGCAAAATATAAAAAATCAATCCGATTCCACGCAAAGGGGGACTGTTAAGAATCAGCAGGCTAAAACCACTGGTTTTGAAGCCTTGTTTGTACGGCTTCCATTAATGCTGAAACGAGTTTCAGCGAGCTTCTCAGATAACCATAACACTACCCTTCCCGGATATCTGTTTAAGCCAAAGTGGATTGGGCAGGACTTTAGTGAGAATGCGCCGGGATGGGATTTTATCTTTGGATATCAGCCTGACTCTAACTGGTTGAACGACAAGGCAAGAAAAGGATGGATCAGTAATGATACTACCCTAAACTATCTTTTTATACAAAACAAAACGCAGGCTCTCAACATGAAGGCTTCGCTGGAGCCTTTCAAGGATTTTCTAGTCGATCTTAATTTTATGAGATCTACTACGGACAACCTTTCCGAGTATTTTAAAAGACCCTCGATCGGAGCCGGATTTGAGCACTTAAGCCGTCAGCAGTTTGGTACCTTCAGCATGTCTTATCTTACCATAAAGACTGCATTTACTTCTTTAAAGCCTAATCAGTTTTCTTCCACTTTCCTGGAATTTGAAAATAACCGCACCATTATTTCGCAGCGGCTTGGAACAGTGAATCCTTTTTCCCAGGGTGTATTTAATGATTCTTTACAGAATTATTCGCAGGGTTACGGGCCCTATTCACAGGATGTGCTTATACCCGCATTTCTTGCTGCATACAGTAAAAAGGATGCAAATAAGATTTCCCTTGGTCTTCCCTTTAAAAACTTCCCAATTCCCAATTGGCGCATCACTTATAACGGGTTAGGCAAATATCCATGGGCAAAGAAGATCTGGAACTCTGTAAATGTGACGCATGCCTATAACTCTACTTTAAGCGTGGGTGCCTTTGCCTCATCACTAAATTTCAGAGGAAACAACAGCGGGAATATTTATTTTCCATCTATAATAGATCCCAATTCACAAAACTTTATTTCTTTCTTCGCCATTCCTGCAATTGCTATTTCAGAGCAGTTCGCACCGCTGATAGGAATTGATTTAACCTGGAAAAATTCATTAACCACCAAGCTTCAGTACAACCGGGGAAGAAATCTTGGATTAAGCCTGATTGACTACCAGCTGACGGAATCAAGAAACCAGGAGGTTACTGGTGGTATAGGGTATAAGTTTCAGAATGTGCCTATTCCGTTTAAGGTGAATGGCAAGAAGAAGCGGCTGAAAAATGATGTGAATTTCCTGTTGAATATTTCCTATGCAGACAACCTTATCGTAAGCGAAAAGCTCGACCAGGCAGTAGCTTCCCTTCCAACCGGCGGTATTCAAACAATTTCCATTTCTCCTTCTTTTGATTACACGGTCAGCAATACTGTGAACGTTCACGTATTTTTCGATAAGCGCTACTCCACGCCTAAGATTTCCAACTCCTTTCCTATACGCTATACAGATGGTGGAGTCACCATCAGGTTAACGTTGCAGAAATAG
- a CDS encoding T9SS type A sorting domain-containing protein, producing MKKHLLFLFTILYSIVIHAQVTTLSNPEQVSIKLEKISPALRDIKESTADMKSPRMERDNRSLERHMPVTNPHALPAGPDPALQSEISNMHSTTAATVLSNWAGLQSGSEPSDNSMAVGPNHVFQIINGTLSGSLIRLWDKSGNIIANSKQLKSILGQSDGGDINVLYDQQADRFVISTLSNTYSKIYVCVSQTPDPNGAYYVYSFTPSNGLPDYPKIAVWGDSYLITTNSNAPSIWVLNRSSLLVGQPIGIVQMFSLARFPTIGFQAASPITETGNKPPPASEPAMVIRVADDAWGSSIDTDRLELFQLSIDWTIPSNSTITGPINLPTIPYNSNLCGFDNFSCIPQPNSNTKLEPLSDVIMDKVQYRNFGDHEAIVCSHVCNATGTGVTGVRWYEMRLDNNDKWFIYQQGTYSFRTVNRWMSSISINKDGSIALGYNVSNSIVYPGIRLSGRAACDPLNRMTAKETNVQTGAASNISSRYGDYNGLVTDPSDGSFWFTSNYNPSASWATNIAHFTISNCQAINKKGNTDLESFRPNFRVSPVPADAAIEISFDSDISSGAPLQIFDITGKKVYEQMIEAIKGSNRFNVDLRNLKNGYYVIRYSNPIGAVIQKLVIQH from the coding sequence ATGAAAAAACATCTCCTCTTTTTGTTTACAATTCTGTATTCAATAGTAATCCATGCACAGGTAACTACTTTAAGCAATCCTGAACAGGTTTCTATAAAGCTTGAAAAAATTTCTCCAGCACTCCGCGACATTAAGGAAAGCACTGCTGATATGAAAAGTCCGAGGATGGAAAGAGATAATCGGTCTCTGGAGCGCCACATGCCCGTTACCAATCCTCATGCGCTTCCTGCAGGACCTGATCCTGCACTTCAATCAGAGATCAGTAATATGCACTCTACTACTGCCGCCACGGTATTATCTAACTGGGCAGGGTTGCAATCCGGCTCAGAGCCTTCCGATAACAGTATGGCGGTAGGACCTAACCATGTGTTTCAGATTATAAACGGAACACTGAGCGGTTCACTTATTCGCCTTTGGGATAAATCCGGAAACATTATTGCAAACAGCAAGCAGCTGAAAAGCATCCTTGGTCAAAGTGACGGCGGGGATATTAACGTGCTCTATGACCAGCAGGCAGATCGCTTCGTAATTTCTACACTTTCGAATACTTATAGTAAAATTTATGTTTGCGTCTCACAAACTCCTGACCCCAACGGCGCCTATTATGTGTACTCATTTACGCCATCCAACGGATTACCAGACTATCCGAAAATTGCAGTATGGGGGGACTCCTATTTAATCACTACCAATTCCAATGCTCCCAGCATTTGGGTCCTTAACCGCAGCAGTTTGCTTGTCGGTCAGCCGATTGGAATAGTACAGATGTTTTCACTGGCTCGCTTTCCTACCATAGGTTTCCAGGCTGCATCACCCATTACGGAAACAGGCAATAAGCCGCCTCCTGCTTCTGAGCCCGCAATGGTGATCCGGGTCGCTGATGATGCCTGGGGAAGCTCTATAGATACCGACCGGCTTGAATTATTTCAGTTAAGCATTGATTGGACCATTCCTTCCAACTCCACTATCACGGGACCTATTAATTTACCAACCATTCCATACAACAGCAACTTATGCGGATTTGATAACTTTTCATGTATTCCGCAGCCGAATAGCAATACCAAGCTGGAACCTTTAAGCGATGTGATCATGGACAAAGTGCAATATCGGAATTTTGGCGACCATGAAGCTATTGTCTGCTCCCATGTATGCAATGCCACCGGCACAGGAGTGACTGGTGTTCGCTGGTACGAAATGCGGCTCGATAATAATGACAAGTGGTTCATATACCAGCAGGGAACCTATTCCTTCCGCACAGTTAATCGCTGGATGAGCAGCATCAGCATTAACAAAGACGGATCAATTGCATTGGGCTACAATGTATCCAACTCAATCGTATACCCCGGCATTCGCCTTTCTGGCAGGGCAGCTTGTGACCCGCTGAACAGGATGACTGCAAAAGAAACAAATGTACAAACCGGTGCTGCTTCGAACATCTCTTCGCGGTATGGTGATTATAATGGCCTTGTAACAGATCCTTCGGATGGCTCTTTTTGGTTTACTTCTAACTATAATCCTTCAGCCAGCTGGGCAACTAACATAGCACACTTCACCATAAGCAATTGCCAGGCAATAAATAAAAAAGGAAATACAGATTTAGAAAGCTTCCGCCCAAATTTCAGAGTGTCACCTGTTCCAGCAGATGCAGCTATTGAAATTTCGTTCGATAGTGATATTTCTTCCGGCGCACCTTTGCAAATATTTGATATCACAGGTAAAAAAGTATACGAGCAAATGATTGAAGCAATAAAAGGATCTAACAGATTTAATGTAGACCTCCGCAATCTTAAGAATGGATATTATGTAATAAGATATTCAAATCCTATTGGAGCTGTCATTCAGAAATTGGTAATTCAGCATTAG
- a CDS encoding flavin reductase family protein, with translation MTIDPKEVSVAKLHAYMLSAIAPRPIAFASTVDKNGIPNLSPFSFFNAFGSNPPTLIFSPARRVRDNTIKHTLENLQEVPEVVINTVNYNMVQQMSLASVEFPKGANEFIKSGFTAIQSDKIKPPRVKESPVQFECKVVEIKPMGTEGGAANLVICEILVMHIEEAILSSEGKIDQQKIDLVARLGADYYVRASGPAIFEVEKPKSRPAIGYDGIPEAIRLSNVLTGNDLGMLGNMERLPPVEEINAVKNSEDVQEIITRFQHDEESLRYHLQLYAKTLLEENKVTEAWKVLLLNNFQA, from the coding sequence ATGACCATTGATCCTAAGGAAGTTTCTGTTGCTAAGCTGCATGCATATATGCTTAGTGCCATTGCGCCGCGTCCAATAGCATTTGCAAGCACCGTAGATAAAAACGGCATCCCTAACCTTTCACCGTTCAGCTTTTTTAATGCTTTCGGAAGTAATCCTCCCACGCTCATATTTTCACCTGCAAGAAGGGTGCGGGATAATACTATTAAGCATACTCTGGAAAATTTACAGGAAGTTCCTGAAGTAGTGATTAACACAGTAAATTATAACATGGTACAGCAGATGTCGCTGGCAAGTGTCGAATTCCCAAAGGGAGCTAATGAATTTATTAAATCAGGTTTTACTGCTATTCAATCTGATAAAATTAAACCACCCAGGGTAAAGGAATCCCCTGTTCAGTTCGAATGCAAAGTGGTGGAAATTAAACCTATGGGAACCGAAGGCGGAGCAGCCAACCTGGTTATCTGTGAAATACTGGTAATGCACATTGAAGAAGCAATACTTTCTTCGGAAGGAAAAATTGACCAGCAGAAAATTGATTTGGTTGCCCGCCTTGGGGCAGACTATTACGTGCGCGCTTCCGGGCCAGCTATATTTGAAGTGGAAAAGCCAAAGAGCCGGCCTGCCATTGGTTACGATGGCATTCCGGAAGCAATCCGGTTAAGCAATGTATTGACTGGAAATGATTTGGGTATGCTGGGAAATATGGAGCGTCTGCCACCTGTGGAAGAAATTAATGCAGTAAAAAATTCCGAAGACGTTCAGGAAATCATAACGCGTTTTCAGCACGATGAAGAATCACTTCGTTATCACCTGCAGTTATATGCGAAAACATTACTTGAAGAAAATAAAGTAACAGAAGCCTGGAAGGTATTGCTCTTGAATAACTTCCAGGCTTAA